A single Salmo salar chromosome ssa19, Ssal_v3.1, whole genome shotgun sequence DNA region contains:
- the si:dkey-73n8.3 gene encoding retinol dehydrogenase 11 — MEKIRSLITKRWSSDVRLDGKTAIVTGANTGIGKETAMDLAKRGARVILACRDMEKAELAVSDIVREMGGAKVEARKLDLADTKSICEFAENIYNTEKVLHFLINNAGVATCPYSTTVDGYEMQLGVNHLGHFFLTFLLLDLLKHSAPSRVITVSSSAHAMGRIHFEDLNSEKQYHPVKAYVQSKLANILFTRELAKRTAVLGVTAYAVHPGVVNTDLMRHIKRPLQLIFKKFSYFLKTPAEGAYTTLYCILTPDSELTSGGYYSGCAQAVCARAGSDEGTALKLWAVSCHLLGICWR; from the exons ATGGAAAAGATCCG GTCCCTGATCACTAAGCGCTGGTCGTCTGATGTTCGTCTGGATGGGAAGACTGCGATCGTGACGGGAGCTAACACTGGCATTGGCAAGGAGACTGCCATGGACCTGGCCAAGAGAG GTGCACGCGTCATCCTGGCCTGCAGGGACATGGAGAAGGCGGAGCTTGCGGTCAGTGACATCGTCAGGGAAATGGGAGGGGCCAAGGTGGAAGCCAGGAAGCTTGACCTCGCTGACACCAAGTCCATCTGTGAATTTGCTGAAAACATCTACAACA CGGAGAAGGTGCTTCACTTCCTGATCAACAATGCAGGTGTGGCCACCTGTCCTTACAGCACCACTGTAGATGGATACGAGATGCAGCTTGGAGTCAACCACCTGG GTCACTTCTTTCTGACTTTCCTCCTATTGGATCTGCTGAAGCACTCCGCCCCCTCCCGTGTCATCACTGTGTCGTCATCGGCCCACGCCATGGGCAGGATCCACTTCGAGGACCTGAACAGTGAGAAGCAATACCACCCTGTCAAGGCCTACGTCCAGAGCAAACTGGCTAATATACTGTTCACTAGAGAGCTGGCCAAGAGGACCGCGG tTCTAGGTGTGACAGCCTATGCAGTGCACCCGGGGGTAGTGAACACTGATCTGATGCGTCACATAAAGCGCCCCCTACAGCTCATATTTAAGAAGTTCAGCTACTTCCTCAAGACGCCAGCAGAAGGAGCCTACACCACTCTGTACTGCATCCTGACCCCTGATTCTGAACTCACCTCTGGGGGGTACTATAG tgggtGTGCACAGGCAGTGTGTGCCAGGGCTGGTAGTGATGAAGGCACCGCTCTCAAACTCTGGGCTGTTAGCTGTCATCTACTGGGCATCTGCTGGAGATGA